A segment of the Dehalococcoidia bacterium genome:
TCGCCTACCACGGCGCCGAGCACCGCACGATCCACGCGTACGAGCACGGCCGGCCGTTGACGGTAGAGGCGGTGCGTGAGTTCGCGAACGCGCACCCGCGCTGCGGCACCGCGTTCTTGCTGACCGTCGGCGTCATGTCGTTCGGCGTGTTCACGATGCTTGGGACGCCGCCGCTGACCGAGCGCATCCTCGAGCGCATCCTGCTGACGCCGATCATCGCGGCGGCGGCGTACGAATTCATCCGCATCAGCCACGCGTACGAATCGCACCCGGTGCTGCACGTGCTGCAGGCGCCGAACCTCTGGTTGCAGCGCATGACGACGCGCGACCCCGGCGACGACCAGATCGAAGTCGCGATCGCCGCGATGAAGACGGTGCTGGCGGCAGAGGCCGCGGTACCGCGGCCAGAGGGCATGCCGGCTCCGGTGCAAGTCCCCTTCGACGAGTCTTAGCAGCGCGACTCCCGTTCTTCACGCACCCGGCGGCCCCGGGCGCGCGATCTTGACCGCGCCGCAATATTGCGAGTGCGACCATGGACGCGGAGGCGAAGGTGTTGGCCGCACACGTCAGCCGTGATGCACGTGACGGACTCATCGAGGGCGCGGTCGGGCCGTTTTACGTCGCGATCAACCGCGCGACGTTCCTTCTCGTCACGGCAATCTTCCTCGCGATCATTCCCGTCGTCGTCTACCTGCTTCGCGATGCGTCCGTACCCCTCATCTGGGTGGTTGCCGGCGGCATCTCGCTGGAGGCGGGCGCGGTCGCGCACATCGCCGTGGAGCGCGTGCTGCGCAAGCCCGTACGCCAGGCGTGGATGGCGCACGGCGCCGTTTCGGGCCTGCTGGTGGTGACGCTGCTGGCGATCCTGCTCGGCTGATTCCGTCCGCTCCGCCCGAACGCGTACAATCCCGCCGATGCACATCCTGATGATCTGCGCGCTCGACGTATGGTCCCTCGACCAGGGGAAGGGCGCGCCGACGCTCGAGCGCACACTGCGCGCGTATGGCGAGGCGGGCCACAGCGTCGATGCTGTGCTGCCGACGATCGGCGCCAATCACTTTTATCGGCGTCGCGGCGAACGCGGCGAATCGCGGGAGTCACGGCCGCAGATCCCGAATGTCCGCTTCCACACGTTTCACGTGCCGAGCATCCGCGACCTGCCGTTGCCGCGCTTGCCGGAGCCGGTCGCGGCGGTCGACCAGAAGCTGCGCTTCGCGCTGGCGTTCCCGTGGCTGGCGGCGCGGCGCGCCGAGCACGTGCTGCGTCACGCGCCCACCCAGTTCGAGGTGCTGTACGGCTACGAAGTGCACGGTGTGCTGGCAGCGCGCCTGTTTCGCCGTAAGGGGTATCGGCTGCCGCTCGTGACGCGCTTCCAGGGGACAGTGATGCGGCCCGCGCTCAAGGACCGCGTGATGTACTACCGCCGGTTCGAGGAGGCGCTGGCGCTGAAGACGCGCGCCGACCTCGTGATCATGACCGACGACGGCACGCAGGGCGATGACGTGCTCGCGCGACTTCAGCCGGCGGCCGGAGACCGCGTGAAGTTCTGGCGCAACGGCCTCGACCTCGACCGGCTGCGGCCGGCGACCGCGGACGGGCGGCGGGCTGAGCGGGAAGCGCTCGGCATCGCGCCGGACGCGTTCGTGATGATGACCGCGTCGCGGCTGGCGGCGTGGAAGCGCATCGACCGCGCGGTGCGGGCGTTGCCGAAGGTGCGTGCGTGGGTGCCCGGCGCGACGCTGCTCGTCGTCGGCGACGGCGAAGAACGGCCGCGCCTCGAAGCGCTGGCGCGAGAACTGCGCGTCGCGGACGCCGTGCGATTCGCCGGGGCGGTGCCGCAACGGGACGTCGTGCGCTACATGCACGCATCGGACGTGTTCCTTGCGACGGCGGACCTCTCGAACGTCGGCAACCCGCTGCTGGAAGCGATGGCCTGCGGCATGTGCATCGTCGCGGTGGACGCCGGCGATACGCGCGATCTGATCGTCGACAACCGCACAGGCAGGCTCGTCGATAATTCGCAGCGCTCCGGGTTCGTGAAACCGCTGGAGGAGCGTCTGAGCGACCTGATCGTTGCGCTTGCCGGCGCCCCGGCGATCAGAGATCGCCTCGGTGCCGGCGCGGCAGCGTTCGCGCGCGAACACTTTTGGACGTGGGAGCAGCGTATGGAGGCGGAACTCTCGGCGGTCGCGGGGGTGGCGCGCCGCCCGTCATAGTCCGCATCGCGGGTGCGCCTCGCCCGCTACAATCACGCCTGTGACCACAGAACCGGCGCGCGAGCGATCGTTCCTGGGCAACGTCAACATCGTGATGCTGACGTACGCCGCCGACGGCTTGCTGGCGCTGGCGACGGGAGCGCTGGTTGCGCGCGCGCTCGGCGCCGACGGGCGCGGCGCCTACGCGCTGTTCGTAGTGTCGGCGGCATTCGGACAGTTGTTGCTGGGACTGGGCATCGGCAACGCGGCGCTCTATTACCTGAACAAGCGCGAACTCAGCGTGAAGGACGTGCTCGGCGTCGTGCACTTCGTCGTGCTGGCGTCCGTGGCGATCACCGCCGCCGTGGTCGCCGTCATCGCGCCGATCGACACGAACTTCGGCTCGATCGGCGGCCACGAGATCGGATTTACGGGCGAGTCGATCTTCGGCGCCGGCATCTCGCCGTGGTTGCTGGTGGCGTCGGTGCCGGTGCTGCTCTACATGAGCCTGCTCAGGCTCGTGCTGCAGGCTCAGAGCCGCTTCGTCGATCTGGGCGTTGCGACGGTCGGGCAGCAGTCGGCGCTGCTCGCACTCGTCGCGTTCGCGTTCGCGACCGGCGATCCCGATGGTACCGACGTAGTGCTCTTCCTGCTCGCGGGGAGCGGTGCGGCGGCGATCTACGCCCTGGCGCGCATCGGCTTTTCGCAGGTCGACCTGGCGTGGCTCGTACGGCCGCGCTTCGGCGTCATCAGGCGGCTCGCGCGGTGGGGCGTGCAGGGCGAGATCGGCAACGTGCTGCAGCTTGCCAACTATCGTCTCGACCAGTACATCGTGCGCGACTTCGTGTCCCTGACGGCGGTCGGCGTCTACGCCGTCGGCACGTCGATGACGGAAGCAGTCTTCATCCTGTCGAACGCCGTCGCGCTGGTGCTGCTGCCGCGGCTCACGTCCGCGGACCCGGAGGAGGCGGCGCGGCTGGCGCCCGTCGCGTCGCGCAACACGATGCTCATCGCGACGTGCGGCGCGCTGGCGCTTGCGGCGGTGGCGCCGCTGCTCATCCCGGCCGTCTTCGGTGATGCGTTCGAAGACAGCGTGCAGGCGTTGTGGCTGTTGCTGCCGGGGACCGTCGCGCTGGCCGGCTCCAAGGTGCTCACGAGTTACATCTTCAGCCAGGGGCGGCCGCTCGTGAACACCGGCATCACCGTCGTATCGCTGGTCGTGACGGTGGTCGCGGACCTGGCGCTGATCCCGCGCTTCGGCGTCAACGGCGCCGCGACGGCCTCGTCACTGGCGTACGTTGCGCACTTCGCGGCGGCGCTGTTCGCGTACAACCGCCTGTCCGGGCGGCCCGCCCTCGCCGCCGTCCTGCCGCGACGGGAGGACGCCGCGCTCTATACCGGCGCCGTGCGTGCGTTGATAGCCCGGAGATCGTCTTCAGGGCGTGTCGGCGCGGGCAGCGAGACCGGCGCCCGTCCGTGAGCGACGTGGAGCGCGTCGAAGCAGCCGACCGGCTTTCGATCGCGGTGCTCGGCGATTTCGATGGCGTACACACGCGGGCGTGGCTGCGCTGGTTCATCGACCGCGGACACGCCGTGCACGCGATCAGCTTCTATCGGCCGCGCGTGCCAGTGGAGGGCGCGACGCTGCACGAACTGCGCCAGCGACGTGGATCCGCGACGAGCGATGAGGGCGGCAAACGCGGCGACGGCGCATCACACGTGCCGCGCGGCGTGATGCGCATCGTGCATGCGCTGCGCTATCGTGCGGCCGGCCTTTCGCGCGTGCTGCGCGAGATCGATCCCGACGTGTTTCACGCGCACTATCTCGTCGAGCACGGATTGTATGGCGCGACAGCCGGGTTTCACCCCTACGTCGTGAGCGCGTGGGGTTCCGACGTGCTCGTGGAGCCGCGGCGCGACGCGCTCTCGAAGAGGATCGCGAGGTGGACGTTGGGTCGCGCGGACCTCGTGACCTCGAACAACGCGCACATGGCGGCGCAGATCGTCGCGCTGGGCGCCGATCCCGCGAAGGTTGAGGTCGTGACGCTGGGCGCCGACCGCTACGACCTGGGGCGCTCCCAAGAGTCCGTGAACCTGCGCGGGGACGACGCCTCGCGGGCGCCCGTCGTGATCAGCACGCGCGCGCACGAGCCGTTGTACAACATCGATGAGATCATCGCGGCGTACGGCACGCTTGCGCGCCGCCGGCCAGACGTCCGGCTGGTGGTCGTGCATCGCGGGTCGCTCTCGGAGCGGCTCCAGCGAGACGCGACAGGCGGGGCGGGGCGCGTCGAGTTCATGGGGTTCCTGGACCGCGCGCGTTTTCGCGATGCGCTCGCGGACGCCCACGTCTTCGTCTCGATCCCGTCATCCGATGCGACGTCGGTGGCCCTGCTGCAGGCGATGGCCGCCGGATGCTTTCCGATCGTCTCTGACCTGCCATCGCAGCACGAGATGATCGACGACGGCGTCAACGGCTACCGGGTGCCGCTGCACCGGCCCGATGTGCTGGCCGAGCGCATCGCGCAGGCGCTCGACGACGGCGCATTGCGGCGGCGGGCGGCCGCGATCAATCGCGGCATCGTCGAAGAGCGCGGGCTCAACGAAGTGCAGATGGCGAAGCTCGAGCGCCTGTACTTGCGGCTGGCTCGCGGACGTTAGCGCGAGCTCGGGAGGCGGCCCGCCGCCGGTGACAATCCGGCTTCGCGATATGCTGCCGCCATGATCTCGGAATACATGCGGCGCGCGGTCGAACTGGGCTACGACGGACTCGGGACGACGAGTCCGAACCCGAGCGTCGGCTGCGTGCTCGTGCGCGACGGCGTCATCGCCGGTGAGGGATACTCGGCGCCCGCCGGCGGACCGCACGCCGAGGTGCGCGCGCTCCAGGCGGCCGGCGACGCGGCGCGCGGCGCCACAGTCTACGTCACGCTCGAGCCGTGCTCGCACTTCGGGCGGACGCCGCCCTGTGCCGACGCGCTGATTGCTGCGGGCGTGGCGGCGGTGCGCGTGGCGCTGCTCGATCCCGATCCGAAGGTCTCCGGGTCCGGCATCGAGAAACTGCGGGCAGCGGGCATCGACGTGGAGATCGGCGATGGTGAAGCGGAGGCGCGCCGTAGCCTGGAGTGGCATATCAAGCACCGCACGACGGGCCTGCCGTTCGTCATCGCGAAGTTCGCGGCGACGCTCGACGGCAAGATCGCCGCGACGAGCGGCGACTCGCGCTGGGTGGCCGGCGAGGAGGCGCGCGCCTGGGCACACGGACTCCGCACGAAGATCGACGCGATCATGTGCGGCATCAACAACGTGCTCCTCGACGATCCGCAACTGACGGCGCGGCCTGGCGGCTCGCCTTCGGAGCGACAACCGTTGCGGATTGTCGCGGACTCGCGCGGCCGGACGCCGCTCGACGCGCGCGTGCTGGGGCCCGGCGGCAAGACGCTGATCGCCACGACGGATGCTTCTTCCAAAGATTGGCGTGCCGCAGTGTCATCGCTGGGCGCGGAGGTGCTGGTGCTCGAGGCGGATGCCAGCGGCCGCGTCGAAATGCGTGAGTTGGTGCGCACGCTCGGCGCGCGGGACGTGGTGTCCTTACTCGTCGAGGGAGGGGGCGTCCTGCACGCGAGCATGTTCGCGGCGGGGCTCGTCGACAAGGTGCACGCGATCATCGCGCCGAAGATCGTCGGCGGCACGATGTATCCGGCCGTAGCGGGCGAGGGAGCGGCGCACATGTCGGAGGCGCTGCGGCTTCGGGAGGTCGAGGTGGTGCGGCTCGGCGACGACGTGGCGTTCCTGGGCTACGTCGGCGGTTGAGGCCGTGCGCTGCTGGTACAATTTCCAGCGGGTTTGGGGACGGGACCGCCGACTTCGGGCGGAGTTTCGATATTCGCAGCTCGTAAGGCACGATAGTCCCGTATTTCGCAATCGATTGACGCTGGATTGACGCAATCAGGACTTAGCGTTAATCTGACACTAACTCCGGAGGTCGACGTGTTTACCGGCATCATCGAAGAGGTCGGCACCGTACGCAGCAACCACGAAGGCGAGATCGTGATCTCGGCGAAGAGGGTGCTGTGGGGCACGAACCTGGGCGACAGCATCTCCGTGAACGGCGTCGACCTGACGGCGAAGCACTTCGATGAGGAGGGCTTCTCGGCAAATATCATGCCCGAGACGTATCGCCGGAGTAACCTGAGCGACCTGCGCGCCGGCGACGTGGTGAACCTGGAACGCTCGCTGCAACTCGCCGGCCGCGTCAGCGGCCACCTCGTGCGCGGCGTCGTCGAGGCGACCGGCGCGCTGCACTCCTTCACGCCGGAGGGCGAAGCGATCATCGCGCGCTTCAACGCGCCGCCTGAGATCCTCCGCTACGTCATCGTCAAGGGGCCCGTCGCGATCGACGGCATCAGTCTCACGGTGGTAGCAAAGGACGCGGAAACGTTCTCGGTATCACTGGTGCAGTACACGCAGGAGCACACGAACCTGCACACGCGGAAGCCCGGCGACCGCATAAACTTCGAGACGGACATCATCGCGCGATACGTCGACCAGCTGCTGGAGGAGCGCCGGGAAGCCGGCGCGGTCTAACCCCGTGGAACGAGAGGCGACAGTGGACGAAGCGGCGCCCAAGATCAGCGACAGAGAGGTCGTGCGCGCCAAGGGGCTCGCCACGATCGAAGAAGCGATCGACGAGTTCCGCAACGGCCGCTTCGTCATCATCATCGATGACGAGGACCGTGAGAACGAAGGCGACCTCACGATCCCTGCGCAGTTCGCGACGCCGGAAGCGATCAACTTCATGGCGCGCTTCGGGCGGGGGCTGGTCTGCGTGCCCCTGACCGCCGAGCGTCTTGACGAGCTGCACGTGCCGATGATGGCGCCCAACAACAGCTCGCACTTCGGTACGCCGTTTGCGATGGGCGTGGAAGCGCGCGCCGGCGTGACGACGGGTATCTCCGCGGCGGATCGCGCGCGGACGGTTCAGGTGCTGATCGATCCCAAGTCGAAGCCAGAGGACCTGGTGATGCCCGGGCACATCTTCCCGCTGCGCGCCCGCGACGGCGGCGTGCTGGTGCGCGCCGGCCAGACCGAGGCGACGGTCGACCTCTGCAAACTCGCCGGCCTTTACCCGGGCGGCGTGCTCTGCGAGATCATGAACAACGACGGCACGATGTCGCGGCTGCCGCAACTGCGGCGCTTCGCGAAACGCCACAACCTGAAGATCATCAGCGTCACGCAGCTCATTCAGTACCGCATGCACAAGGAGAAGCTCGTGCGGCGGGTGGCCGAGACCAAGCTGCCGACCGAGTACGGGGAGTGGCGCTGCGTGGCATACCGCGCGCTCACCGACCCGGACGAGCACGTCGCGCTGGTGTACGGCGAGGTCGAGGGCGACGACCCGACGCTCGTCCGCGTACACAGTCAGTGCGTGACAGGCGACGTGTTCGGCTCGCAGCGCTGCGACTGCGGCGAGCAACTGCACATGGCGATGAAGATGATCTCGGAGGCCGGCAAGGGCGTCATCGTGTACATGCGCCAGGAGGGACGCGGGATCGGTCTGCACAACAAGATCCGCGCCTATCATTTGCAAGATGGCGGCATGGACACGGTCGAGGCGAACGAGGCGCTGGGTTTCCCTGCTGACCGTCGCGACTATGGCATCGGGATGCAGATCCTGGTGGACTTGGGGCTGAAGCACCTGCGGCTGCTGACGAACAATCCGTCGAAGCGCGCCGGCCTCGAAGGGTACGGGCTCGAAGTGGTCGAGCGCCTGCCGATCATGTCGCAGCCGAACGAGCACAACGTGCGTTACCTGGAGACCAAGCGGAAGAAGATGGGGCATCTGCTGCCCTGACCGCCGGCATCGGTTACACCTACGCAACAAACCGCGCGATCCCGAACATAACGCCATTTTGTAACACGATTGCATCGCCGAAATGGTACGTTCGTACCGTGACGCAGAAGCGCAGCCGGGCGATGATCTGAACGTCGTGCGATGCGGTACGTGTGTCCGGAGTGTAGATGCCGAAGGGTGGGTTCAGCTACGAAGGTGGCCTTGACGCGAAGGGACTGCGGTTCGGCGTCATCGTCGCTCGCTTCAACGCCCATGTGACAGGCCCTCTCCACGACGGCTGCCGCTCCGAGCTGGAAGCGCACGGCGCCGACGAGGCAGCGGTAACATCGATCGAAGTGCCGGGGTGCTTCGAACTGCCGCTTGTCGCACGCACGCTCGCGCAGAGCGGCCGTTTCGACGCGATCATCTGCCTGGGCGCGATCATCAGGGGGGATACGCCGCACTTCGACTACGTGTCGTCGGAGACGGCGAGCGGCATCCAACGTGCATCTCTCGACACCGGTGTACCGGTGGTGTTCGGGGTGCTGACGACCGACAACGAGGAGCAGGCGCTCGAACGCATCGGCGGCGCCGAGGGCCACAAGGGCCGCGAGGCAGCGCTGACGGCGATCGAGATGGCGCACACCATGCGGCGCGTCGGGCACGAGTTCGGAAGCCGGGAGAAGTAGCCAGCATCAACCGTAGAGTGCGGCCTCGTTCCGCCAAAGGCGGGCACCCGCAACTGGAGGCAAAGCACCGTGGCAGTGAAGGCAGACGAAGTACGGCATCCCGACCAGATCGAAGACGACTTCGACTGGGAGGCGGTCGCCGAGGGTGAGCGTCCCGACGAATCGACGCACAAGACGCTGAACGTCGCGCACCGGGCGCTGGCCAAGTTTCCCGAGATGCGCGGCCGCTACAAGGCGTACGCGGGCGCGGCCGCCGTCGTTTCAAGCGCGGCGACGCTCATGGCGGGCATTGCGATCGCGCGCAAGATGAAGCGCGGCGTCAGCGCCGACCGCGCGCTGGCGATGCTGACGGCGGCGGACATAGAGAACGCCGTGCACGTGGCGTCACGTGATCAGCGATACAAGCGGCTCCTCCGCAAACTCAAGCTTCGCCGGCGCAGGAATGGCGGCACGGCGGGACCCTCCGGGTAAAGCGCGTGTGAGGCGCGACAACAGCTCCTTCTACTGGGAGTGGCGACGCCCGGCACCGCAGGACTTCGGCTTCATCGGGCTGCTCGTCCGGTTTGCCGTGAACGTCGCCGCATTGTGGGTCGCGCAGTGGCTCGTGCGCGGCTTTGACATCGATAGCGCGGGCGCGCTTGTCTTCGGCGCCATTATCTTCGGCGTTATCAACGCGATCATCCGGCCGGTGCTGGCCTTCGTGACGTGTTTGCTTACGATCATCACGCTGGGCCTGTTCACGCTGATCCTGAACACGCTGATGCTCGGTCTTACGGCGTGGACCGCGGGGTTATTCGACCTCGCGTTCAAGGTCGACGGCTTCATCGCGGCGTTCCTCGGGGCGCTTGTCATCTCGCTCGTGAGCACGCTGCTGAACTGGTGGGCGACGCGAAACGTCCTCGCGCCGATGCGGAATCGCGACGAAGCATGGTAAGCGCCGGCTTCGTCGTGCGCGGTACATAAGATTGCCCAGAATCGGAAGCTGTGATATTCTTCCGATCCCGTAGAGTTCCCACGCGGAGCCGGCCGCCCGACTCCGCTCCCCAGGAACGTCACGGTGGATGCAGAGCCGGCGCCGCGCAGAGCGGGGCCGTCGCACGGCGCGCGAAGCGGGCCGGCGGAGAGAGAGGTTCGTCGGGGTGCACGTAACGGAAGCTGCTTGCCAGGCACTCAACGATCTGCTTGGCCGGAGGGGAGGCGAACGGTGCCTCCGTCTCAGTACGACCCAGGGCAACTACCGCTTCATCCTCGACGAACCGATCGAGCAAGACATCACGTTCGTGCACGAAGAGCGCGTCGTCCTTGTCGTGTCGGAGACGGTCTCCCGCGACCTTTGGGGCATTACCGTCGACTGCTCGCTGGAGACCGGCAAGAAGAAGCTGATCTTCCGCAAGGCGAAGCAGGGCGAGCCATTCGACACGACGCGCGACGAAGGCGACCTGGTGCCGCCGGAATGGCGCGCTTCCGAGCACGAGCGTCTGCTGCAAGAGATCGCGGAAATCGGCAAGCAGATCGCATCGCTGCGCGGCGCGACGAAGCACTCGCTACGCGAGCAGTTGCACGGGCTCGAGGCGCAGAAGCAAGAAAAGTGGGACGCCATCCGGGCGCTCTGGGCCGGCGACGGCGGCTGGCACCGCCGTCAGGGTGGCAACGGCGTAGCGGCGAAGGCAGACTGATCGACACCGCCGCGGCGGATCGGAAGGAGCACATGTGGCGCAAGTAGAACTACGCGAGGGTGAATCGGGCGAGCACCTGATCACGCGGTTTCGCCAGTCGATCCAGCGCGACGGCATCTTGCGGGAGATCAAGCAGCGGCGTCACTTCATCCCGAAGAGCGAACGCCGCCGCATCGCACGGGCGAAGGCCGCACGCCGTCGCCGCCGGGCGAAGAAGGTCACGGTGTAGCCTGCCTGCGCAGCAGCGCGCCAAACGAGTCCGCCCATG
Coding sequences within it:
- the ribH gene encoding 6,7-dimethyl-8-ribityllumazine synthase, translated to MPKGGFSYEGGLDAKGLRFGVIVARFNAHVTGPLHDGCRSELEAHGADEAAVTSIEVPGCFELPLVARTLAQSGRFDAIICLGAIIRGDTPHFDYVSSETASGIQRASLDTGVPVVFGVLTTDNEEQALERIGGAEGHKGREAALTAIEMAHTMRRVGHEFGSREK
- a CDS encoding phage holin family protein, giving the protein MRRDNSSFYWEWRRPAPQDFGFIGLLVRFAVNVAALWVAQWLVRGFDIDSAGALVFGAIIFGVINAIIRPVLAFVTCLLTIITLGLFTLILNTLMLGLTAWTAGLFDLAFKVDGFIAAFLGALVISLVSTLLNWWATRNVLAPMRNRDEAW
- the rpsU gene encoding 30S ribosomal protein S21, with translation MAQVELREGESGEHLITRFRQSIQRDGILREIKQRRHFIPKSERRRIARAKAARRRRRAKKVTV
- a CDS encoding glycosyltransferase, which gives rise to MSDVERVEAADRLSIAVLGDFDGVHTRAWLRWFIDRGHAVHAISFYRPRVPVEGATLHELRQRRGSATSDEGGKRGDGASHVPRGVMRIVHALRYRAAGLSRVLREIDPDVFHAHYLVEHGLYGATAGFHPYVVSAWGSDVLVEPRRDALSKRIARWTLGRADLVTSNNAHMAAQIVALGADPAKVEVVTLGADRYDLGRSQESVNLRGDDASRAPVVISTRAHEPLYNIDEIIAAYGTLARRRPDVRLVVVHRGSLSERLQRDATGGAGRVEFMGFLDRARFRDALADAHVFVSIPSSDATSVALLQAMAAGCFPIVSDLPSQHEMIDDGVNGYRVPLHRPDVLAERIAQALDDGALRRRAAAINRGIVEERGLNEVQMAKLERLYLRLARGR
- a CDS encoding bifunctional 3,4-dihydroxy-2-butanone-4-phosphate synthase/GTP cyclohydrolase II, giving the protein MDEAAPKISDREVVRAKGLATIEEAIDEFRNGRFVIIIDDEDRENEGDLTIPAQFATPEAINFMARFGRGLVCVPLTAERLDELHVPMMAPNNSSHFGTPFAMGVEARAGVTTGISAADRARTVQVLIDPKSKPEDLVMPGHIFPLRARDGGVLVRAGQTEATVDLCKLAGLYPGGVLCEIMNNDGTMSRLPQLRRFAKRHNLKIISVTQLIQYRMHKEKLVRRVAETKLPTEYGEWRCVAYRALTDPDEHVALVYGEVEGDDPTLVRVHSQCVTGDVFGSQRCDCGEQLHMAMKMISEAGKGVIVYMRQEGRGIGLHNKIRAYHLQDGGMDTVEANEALGFPADRRDYGIGMQILVDLGLKHLRLLTNNPSKRAGLEGYGLEVVERLPIMSQPNEHNVRYLETKRKKMGHLLP
- the ribD gene encoding bifunctional diaminohydroxyphosphoribosylaminopyrimidine deaminase/5-amino-6-(5-phosphoribosylamino)uracil reductase RibD; this encodes MISEYMRRAVELGYDGLGTTSPNPSVGCVLVRDGVIAGEGYSAPAGGPHAEVRALQAAGDAARGATVYVTLEPCSHFGRTPPCADALIAAGVAAVRVALLDPDPKVSGSGIEKLRAAGIDVEIGDGEAEARRSLEWHIKHRTTGLPFVIAKFAATLDGKIAATSGDSRWVAGEEARAWAHGLRTKIDAIMCGINNVLLDDPQLTARPGGSPSERQPLRIVADSRGRTPLDARVLGPGGKTLIATTDASSKDWRAAVSSLGAEVLVLEADASGRVEMRELVRTLGARDVVSLLVEGGGVLHASMFAAGLVDKVHAIIAPKIVGGTMYPAVAGEGAAHMSEALRLREVEVVRLGDDVAFLGYVGG
- a CDS encoding oligosaccharide flippase family protein, translating into MTTEPARERSFLGNVNIVMLTYAADGLLALATGALVARALGADGRGAYALFVVSAAFGQLLLGLGIGNAALYYLNKRELSVKDVLGVVHFVVLASVAITAAVVAVIAPIDTNFGSIGGHEIGFTGESIFGAGISPWLLVASVPVLLYMSLLRLVLQAQSRFVDLGVATVGQQSALLALVAFAFATGDPDGTDVVLFLLAGSGAAAIYALARIGFSQVDLAWLVRPRFGVIRRLARWGVQGEIGNVLQLANYRLDQYIVRDFVSLTAVGVYAVGTSMTEAVFILSNAVALVLLPRLTSADPEEAARLAPVASRNTMLIATCGALALAAVAPLLIPAVFGDAFEDSVQALWLLLPGTVALAGSKVLTSYIFSQGRPLVNTGITVVSLVVTVVADLALIPRFGVNGAATASSLAYVAHFAAALFAYNRLSGRPALAAVLPRREDAALYTGAVRALIARRSSSGRVGAGSETGARP
- a CDS encoding riboflavin synthase, with protein sequence MFTGIIEEVGTVRSNHEGEIVISAKRVLWGTNLGDSISVNGVDLTAKHFDEEGFSANIMPETYRRSNLSDLRAGDVVNLERSLQLAGRVSGHLVRGVVEATGALHSFTPEGEAIIARFNAPPEILRYVIVKGPVAIDGISLTVVAKDAETFSVSLVQYTQEHTNLHTRKPGDRINFETDIIARYVDQLLEERREAGAV
- a CDS encoding glycosyltransferase family 4 protein; its protein translation is MHILMICALDVWSLDQGKGAPTLERTLRAYGEAGHSVDAVLPTIGANHFYRRRGERGESRESRPQIPNVRFHTFHVPSIRDLPLPRLPEPVAAVDQKLRFALAFPWLAARRAEHVLRHAPTQFEVLYGYEVHGVLAARLFRRKGYRLPLVTRFQGTVMRPALKDRVMYYRRFEEALALKTRADLVIMTDDGTQGDDVLARLQPAAGDRVKFWRNGLDLDRLRPATADGRRAEREALGIAPDAFVMMTASRLAAWKRIDRAVRALPKVRAWVPGATLLVVGDGEERPRLEALARELRVADAVRFAGAVPQRDVVRYMHASDVFLATADLSNVGNPLLEAMACGMCIVAVDAGDTRDLIVDNRTGRLVDNSQRSGFVKPLEERLSDLIVALAGAPAIRDRLGAGAAAFAREHFWTWEQRMEAELSAVAGVARRPS